In Haematobia irritans isolate KBUSLIRL chromosome 1, ASM5000362v1, whole genome shotgun sequence, a genomic segment contains:
- the LOC142224610 gene encoding uncharacterized protein LOC142224610 isoform X2, producing the protein MELLNRICSKMVGHILHDDHPAALLSRFSAPHVENNRREMAAYATLAAAKVFRKNYNVNSDLARQAHTQKVSLRRTSLESLCPPREPPICMPASERYRTHDGTCNNKRRQRWGASQMPFSRFLPPEYGDGVDTVRKSVDGGTLSSSRFVSLLVHGARDGEAALTLMLAQWGQLLDHDLTSTAQPRSINGSVPSCCGNKDFHPSCFPIKVPLDDPWLSSLKVRCLEFLRSAPAQRRDCVLSWREQTNQATSYIDASPIYSNSVKSSDSARVFRNGLLIFGRGNPNDDVCQRGAIATNCIRSGDGRSGEQPGLLALHHVWVGEHNHIATRLSEMNQHWSDEKIYQETRRIIGAMFQHITYREFLPIVLGKEVVRLFELELLTSGYYEGYDSKTNPGVANAFAAAAFRFGHSLVQNSYIRCDRFHNVLSNNVSLHEEFQRGDIGSVGSLHRLIRGMANQRALQRDEFITPELTNHLFQTPGFPFGLDLAAINIQRGRDHGIPPYTHWRVPCGLSAINTWEEFSKVVGPESARRISHAYQNVHDIDLFVGGIAERPVVGGLVGPTFACIIAQQFSNSRKGDRFWYENAGFESSFTPAQLHSIRKVTLASVLCRSVGGGTFQPHIFLPPDGPLNQRLPCGVGPLAEFDLDPWLEQDPFANPQPVSVQQHTVSPIRVQTIRPPTESPRPPLVPAALPQPPLPPPERPPNLPPMPHPPPTIEPPVLDRIFEIVQSEIDANAPIPDEFLNRRPPPTREPIFIPSFSVASGINRFKNNSKINDKLDLKRKGSTGHVTKQKPVPGVNNKLDKNSRKGSHRHGVLQSTTRRTIVVNNIPIELRHASSGGSTEGGSTTPKHKDSKLESRIEDAVDLVTEVPILEENGSNDTLGGIVSSAEISESRTEDQKLNNAENPITEVLLQLGLRGDGSQPEDAINIGHHDALTRNLQDAINIGHHDALTRNLQDSEMSNIQLRLEGQTNDVDKGTTNEPRNNESLSSEIIKDLDEGNINNETDNHNMLLGKQGNTQEVTTMTTQRDFDGNKSGIETIDSTISFSKDNEVEVTESITKPVKDELLLNKYTEEHREKFPTTESFLKTTKDYLEMNRSTEDFREKFSSTTDKSKLIEPQISDEAIGIDVSTKVTANTLFSNDSDIDPLANSLPLDHRRVQRKLVLPTTIKPQSELLNLTLLREALKPNLSIPLQEKSLTTKLPKPIKASVQNLELRQYQKRPSHSKQPHKVIVDASNGNGQYEIEINIRQTNKSPIPLESTSDYSTNYKSKPYEQYTNSYANYPSTTPLYAYLQHAPGQPSQPLTHNQRTKPPTIIFINEHEEYGSTTRHPGFVHSIVGWNSGNSRPLTSDSSFAERPGYDSVLSRPLSSNILPTNFQNLRPAAVSSFSQTQLNGGVAQAASQAVSNGQYGSITGFASANGADSTFSFNIRPKPDLTNINRPDGIGTYGLIPQVPPKNWYNKGKPDYGDQNPTYEVPYREGAHTPFSTSHTYYMRKKHRPQLKNGAYYNSEPEVRDFDYVSRTLTTTQNISALEEFEDVLDEDYTYDDDEEEIGNSPLIRKFNKDGYLRPELMTGTLNETLDFEQTTTVATSEKLDDNYVLPAMNSTKEIPKDSRRDNIQALSVNYPDSQGKQLNNNIFAEELQGHETPFDEDEGNSFEEDDEVKAQLEVQQKKINILKRHQEQIAFAPINILTKPERPDNWVIYDSPEEEEPLLPQLPDLNQDLSPSAEIPKPMRENIWLSLANFKRKLPFENNELPSIVNDTVITPISNTNNNVTDSTLIDIDVNTSTELDTKVESTESPELQTFTDSRDFMESEFTTSRNDATANSD; encoded by the exons TTATAATGTCAACTCAGACTTGGCTCGCCAGGCCCATACTCAGAAGGTTTCCTTACGACGGACTTCATTGGAGAGTCTTTGCCCTCCTAGGGAACCGCCCATATGTATGCCAGCCTCAGAAAGATATCGTACACATGATGGAAcctgcaacaacaaacggcgaCAAAGATGGGGTGCATCACAAATGCCATTCAGTCGATTCCTGCCACCTGAGTATGGTGATGGCGTGGACACTGTGCGTAAATCCGTAGATGGGGGCACACTATCATCCTCTCGTTTTGTGAGTTTATTGGTACATGGAGCTAGAGATGGAGAAGCTGCGTTGACGCTTATGTTAGCTCAATGGGGTCAGTTGTTGGATCACGATTTAACCTCTACCGCACAGCCTAG GTCTATCAATGGCTCCGTACCCAGCTGCTGTGGCAATAAGGACTTTCATCCTTCATGTTTTCCCATCAAAGTCCCTCTTGATGATCCTTGGTTGTCATCGCTGAAGGTACGGTGCTTGGAATTCTTACGTTCTGCGCCGGCCCAACGAAGAGATTGTGTGTTGTCTTGGCGCGAGCAAACAAATCAAGCTACTTCTTACATTGATGCATCCCCTATATACTCGAATAGCGTAAAATCATCAGATAGTGCTCGGGTATTCCGCAATGGTCTTCTAATCTTTGGCCGTGGTAATCCAAATGATGATGTTTGTCAAAGAGGAGCCATTGCAACCAATTGCATACGTTCCGGTGATGGCAGGAGTGGCGAACAACCTGGTCTTTTGGCTCTACACCATGTATGGGTGGGTGAGCACAATCACATAGCCACACGTTTGAGTGAGATGAATCAACACTGGAGTGATGAGAAAATTTATCAAGAAACGCGACGTATAATAGGGGCCATGTTCCAACACATAACTTATCGTGAATTCCTGCCCATTGTGTTGGGAAAGGAGGTGGTGAGATTGTTTGAGTTGGAGCTCTTAACTTCCGGTTACTATGAAGGTTATGATTCCAAAACAAATCCAGGTGTAGCGAATGCCTTCGCAGCAGCAGCTTTTCGTTTCGGTCACTCTTTAGTTCAAAATTCCTATATACGTTGTGACCGTTTCCACAACGTTTTAAGCAATA ATGTAAGCTTACATGAAGAGTTCCAAAGAGGTGATATTGGTTCTGTGGGATCCTTACATCGTTTAATACGTGGTATGGCAAATCAGAGAGCATTGCAAAGAGATGAGTTTATAACCCCTGAACTAACGAACCATTTGTTCCAGACACCAG GTTTTCCCTTTGGCTTGGATTTGGCGGCTATAAACATACAAAGAGGGCGAGATCATGGGATTCCTCCTTATACTCATTGGCGTGTTCCATGCGGTCTGTCAGCTATAAATACCTGGGAAGAATTCTCCAAAGTTGTTGGGCCCGAATCCGCCAGACGAATTAGTCATGCATATCAAAATGTTCACGATATTGATCTATTTGTGGGTGGTATTGCCGAAAGGCCAGTCGTGGGAGGTCTGGTAGGACCAACATTCGCTTGCATAATCGCGCAACAGTTCAGCAATTCAAGGAAGGGGGATCGTTTTTGGTACGAAAATGCTGGTTTTGAAAGTTCATTTACACCAGCTCAACTACATTCGATTAGAAAGGTCACATTGGCTTCCGTATTGTGTCGATCTGTTGGCGGCGGAACCTTTCAACCTCACATTTTCCTACCTCCTGATGGCCCACTAAATCAACGTTTACCCTGTGGAGTAGGTCCTTTAGCTGAATTCGATTTAGATCCTTGGTTGGAGCAAGATCCATTTGCCAATCCACAACCTGTGTCCGTACAACAACATACTGTCTCACCAATTCGGGTTCAAACAATACGTCCACCTACAGAATCTCCACGACCCCCACTAGTGCCAGCAGCTTTGCCGCAACCACCACTGCCTCCCCCAGAAAGGCCTCCAAATCTTCCGCCGATGCCACATCCACCACCGACAATCGAGCCACCAGTGTTAGATCGCATATTTGAGATAGTACAAAGTGAAATTGACGCAAATGCTCCGATTCCCGATGAATTTTTGAACAGACGTCCACCTCCGACCAGAGAACCTATTTTCATACCATCTTTTAGTGTAGCCAGTGGCATTAATCGTTTCAAAAATAACAGtaaaattaatgataaattggaTTTGAAACGCAAAGGCAGTACTGGACATGTGACCAAACAAAAACCAGTGCCCGGAGTGAATAATAAGCTGGACAAAAATTCCAGGAAAGGATCTCATCGTCACGGTGTGTTGCAATCAacgacaagaagaacaattgtaGTGAATAATATTCCTATAGAGTTACGCCATGCATCTTCTGGAGGTAGTACAGAAGGTGGAAGTACAACTCCAAAACATAAGGATAGTAAACTAGAATCTCGTATTGAAGATGCAGTTGATTTGGTCACAGAAGTTCCCATTCTGGAGGAGAACGGATCAAATGACACTTTAGGTGGTATTGTGTCTAGCGCAGAAATTTCAGAATCAAGGACAGAAGATCAAAAGTTAAATAATGCTGAAAATCCAATAACGGAAGTATTATTGCAACTTGGTCTTAGAGGAGATGGTTCACAACCGGAGGATGCAATTAACATTGGTCACCATGACGCATTAACTAGAAACTTACAAGATGCAATTAACATTGGTCACCATGACGCATTAACTAGAAACTTACAAGACAGTGAAATGAGTAACATACAACTTCGATTGGAAGGTCAGACTAACGATGTAGATAAGGGTACAACAAATGAGCCAAGGAATAATGAGTCATTAAGCTCTGAGATTATTAAGGATTTGGATGAAGGAAACATAAATAATGAGACTGATAACCATAACATGCTATTAGGGAAACAAGGGAATACCCAAGAAGTGACTACAATGACGACACAGAGGGACTTTGACGGTAATAAATCGGGCATCGAAACAATCGACTCAACCATATCGTTTTCAAAGGATAATGAAGTGGAGGTGACTGAATCCATTACCAAGCCTGTAAAGGATGAGCTTCTATTGAATAAATATACAGAGGAACATagggaaaaatttcctacaactgAATCCTTTCTCAAGACTACAAAAGATTACCTTGAAATGAATAGATCTACAGAAGACTTTCGGGAAAAATTTTCCTCGACGACGGACAAATCTAAACTCATAGAACCTCAGATTAGTGATGAAGCCATAGGTATAGATGTATCTACAAAGGTTACAGCAAATACTTTATTCTCAAATGACTCCGATATTGATCCCTTGGCAAACTCTCTCCCTCTCGATCATAGACGAGTTCAACGAAAACTTGTACTACCGACAACTATTAAACCTCAATCAGAACTACTTAATTTGACACTCCTTAGAGAGGCACTTAAGCCCAATCTAAGTATCCCCTTACAGGAAAAATCCTTGACCACCAAATTACCAAAACCGATTAAAGCTTCTGTACAAAATCTTGAATTGAGGCAGTATCAGAAACGACCTTCCCATTCCAAACAACCACATAAGGTTATAGTGGATGCCTCCAATGGAAATGGTCAAtacgaaattgaaattaatataaGACAGACCAACAAAAGTCCAATTCCTTTGGAGAGTACATCCGACTATAGCACAAACTATAAGTCCAAACCTTATGAGCAATACACTAACTCATATGCTAATTATCCCAGCACAACACCTCTATATGCATATTTGCAACATGCTCCTGGCCAGCCTTCCCAACCCCTAACGCATAATCAGAGAACTAAACCTCCAACCATAATATTCATTAATGAGCACGAAGAGTATGGTTCCACAACCAGACATCCTGGTTTTGTTCATAGCATAGTTGGTTGGAACTCTGGTAACTCACGCCCACTAACCTCCGATTCGAGTTTTGCTGAAAGGCCGGGGTATGACAGTGTTCTATCACGACCTCTCAGTAGTAATATTTTAcctacaaattttcaaaatttgcgaCCAGCTGCGGTGTCTAGCTTTAGCCAGACACAACTAAATGGCGGAGTTGCCCAAGCAGCCAGTCAAGCCGTAAGCAATGGCCAGTACGGCTCCATAACTGGTTTTGCTAGTGCAAATGGTGCAGATAGCACATTCAGCTTCAATATACGTCCCAAACCAGATCTTACCAATATTAACCGGCCGGACGGAATTGGAACTTATGGTCTAATACCGCAAGTGCCCCCCAAAAACTGGTATAATAAAGGAAAGCCAGACTATGGAGATCAAAATCCCACCTATGAAGTACCATATAGAGAAGGGGCTCACACACCCTTTTCCACCTCACATACCTACTACATGCGGAAAAAACATCGACCACAACTGAAAAACGGTGCCTATTATAATAGTGAACCTGAAGTACGAGATTTTGACTATGTGAGCAGAACCCTAACCACCACACAAAATATTAGCGCCTTGGAAGAATTTGAAGATGTTCTAGATGAAGATTATACTTACGATGACGATGAAGAGGAGATAGGTAACTCCCCATTGATAAGAAAGTTTAACAAAGATGGTTATCTTAGGCCTGAGCTTATGACGGGAACTCTGAATGAGACGCTAGACTTTGAACAAACTACAACTGTGGCTACAAGCGAAAAGCTGGATGACAATTATGTACTTCCCGCAATGAATAGTACCAAGGAGATTCCAAAGGATTCGCGTAGAGACAATATCCAGGCTTTATCCGTAAACTATCCCGATTCTCAGGGTAAACAATTGAACAATAACATCTTTGCGGAGGAGCTACAAGGACACGAGACGCCTTTCGACGAGGATGAGGGGAACTCATTTGAGGAAGACGATGAAGTAAAGGCTCAGCTTGAagtacaacagaaaaaaattaatatattaaaacgtCACCAAGAACAAATAGCCTTCGccccaattaacattttaaccaAGCCAGAGAG ACCCGACAATTGGGTTATTTATGATTCGCCTGAGGAAGAAGAACCATTATTACCACAACTACCTGATCTTAATCAAGATCTATCTCCCTCGGCCGAGATACCGAAACCTATGCGGGAGAATATTTGGTTATCATTGGCTAATTTTAAGAGAAAATTACCCTTTGAGAATAATGAACTACCGAGTATCGTTAATGATACCGTCATCACTCCGATAAGTAATACTAACAATAATGTAACAGATTCAACTCTAATAGACATTGATGTAAATACTAGTACGGAGTTGGATACGAAAGTAGAGAGCACAGAATCTCCAGAGTTGCAAACATTCACAGACTCTAGGGACTTCATGGAATCCGAATTTACAACAAGCCGAAATGATGCCACAGCAAATAGCgattaa
- the LOC142224610 gene encoding uncharacterized protein LOC142224610 isoform X1 produces MFCRKRILLSFLILYEIPSFIEAQDYIKDLKPKNIKFIREEDLPPVELPSPIFSKRAGRTRYFEEYYDAYEVTDNDGRQMISHRPTLMDIVLESSAREGLFAMRELYGVIEPDMLKNGHILHDDHPAALLSRFSAPHVENNRREMAAYATLAAAKVFRKNYNVNSDLARQAHTQKVSLRRTSLESLCPPREPPICMPASERYRTHDGTCNNKRRQRWGASQMPFSRFLPPEYGDGVDTVRKSVDGGTLSSSRFVSLLVHGARDGEAALTLMLAQWGQLLDHDLTSTAQPRSINGSVPSCCGNKDFHPSCFPIKVPLDDPWLSSLKVRCLEFLRSAPAQRRDCVLSWREQTNQATSYIDASPIYSNSVKSSDSARVFRNGLLIFGRGNPNDDVCQRGAIATNCIRSGDGRSGEQPGLLALHHVWVGEHNHIATRLSEMNQHWSDEKIYQETRRIIGAMFQHITYREFLPIVLGKEVVRLFELELLTSGYYEGYDSKTNPGVANAFAAAAFRFGHSLVQNSYIRCDRFHNVLSNNVSLHEEFQRGDIGSVGSLHRLIRGMANQRALQRDEFITPELTNHLFQTPGFPFGLDLAAINIQRGRDHGIPPYTHWRVPCGLSAINTWEEFSKVVGPESARRISHAYQNVHDIDLFVGGIAERPVVGGLVGPTFACIIAQQFSNSRKGDRFWYENAGFESSFTPAQLHSIRKVTLASVLCRSVGGGTFQPHIFLPPDGPLNQRLPCGVGPLAEFDLDPWLEQDPFANPQPVSVQQHTVSPIRVQTIRPPTESPRPPLVPAALPQPPLPPPERPPNLPPMPHPPPTIEPPVLDRIFEIVQSEIDANAPIPDEFLNRRPPPTREPIFIPSFSVASGINRFKNNSKINDKLDLKRKGSTGHVTKQKPVPGVNNKLDKNSRKGSHRHGVLQSTTRRTIVVNNIPIELRHASSGGSTEGGSTTPKHKDSKLESRIEDAVDLVTEVPILEENGSNDTLGGIVSSAEISESRTEDQKLNNAENPITEVLLQLGLRGDGSQPEDAINIGHHDALTRNLQDAINIGHHDALTRNLQDSEMSNIQLRLEGQTNDVDKGTTNEPRNNESLSSEIIKDLDEGNINNETDNHNMLLGKQGNTQEVTTMTTQRDFDGNKSGIETIDSTISFSKDNEVEVTESITKPVKDELLLNKYTEEHREKFPTTESFLKTTKDYLEMNRSTEDFREKFSSTTDKSKLIEPQISDEAIGIDVSTKVTANTLFSNDSDIDPLANSLPLDHRRVQRKLVLPTTIKPQSELLNLTLLREALKPNLSIPLQEKSLTTKLPKPIKASVQNLELRQYQKRPSHSKQPHKVIVDASNGNGQYEIEINIRQTNKSPIPLESTSDYSTNYKSKPYEQYTNSYANYPSTTPLYAYLQHAPGQPSQPLTHNQRTKPPTIIFINEHEEYGSTTRHPGFVHSIVGWNSGNSRPLTSDSSFAERPGYDSVLSRPLSSNILPTNFQNLRPAAVSSFSQTQLNGGVAQAASQAVSNGQYGSITGFASANGADSTFSFNIRPKPDLTNINRPDGIGTYGLIPQVPPKNWYNKGKPDYGDQNPTYEVPYREGAHTPFSTSHTYYMRKKHRPQLKNGAYYNSEPEVRDFDYVSRTLTTTQNISALEEFEDVLDEDYTYDDDEEEIGNSPLIRKFNKDGYLRPELMTGTLNETLDFEQTTTVATSEKLDDNYVLPAMNSTKEIPKDSRRDNIQALSVNYPDSQGKQLNNNIFAEELQGHETPFDEDEGNSFEEDDEVKAQLEVQQKKINILKRHQEQIAFAPINILTKPERPDNWVIYDSPEEEEPLLPQLPDLNQDLSPSAEIPKPMRENIWLSLANFKRKLPFENNELPSIVNDTVITPISNTNNNVTDSTLIDIDVNTSTELDTKVESTESPELQTFTDSRDFMESEFTTSRNDATANSD; encoded by the exons TTATAATGTCAACTCAGACTTGGCTCGCCAGGCCCATACTCAGAAGGTTTCCTTACGACGGACTTCATTGGAGAGTCTTTGCCCTCCTAGGGAACCGCCCATATGTATGCCAGCCTCAGAAAGATATCGTACACATGATGGAAcctgcaacaacaaacggcgaCAAAGATGGGGTGCATCACAAATGCCATTCAGTCGATTCCTGCCACCTGAGTATGGTGATGGCGTGGACACTGTGCGTAAATCCGTAGATGGGGGCACACTATCATCCTCTCGTTTTGTGAGTTTATTGGTACATGGAGCTAGAGATGGAGAAGCTGCGTTGACGCTTATGTTAGCTCAATGGGGTCAGTTGTTGGATCACGATTTAACCTCTACCGCACAGCCTAG GTCTATCAATGGCTCCGTACCCAGCTGCTGTGGCAATAAGGACTTTCATCCTTCATGTTTTCCCATCAAAGTCCCTCTTGATGATCCTTGGTTGTCATCGCTGAAGGTACGGTGCTTGGAATTCTTACGTTCTGCGCCGGCCCAACGAAGAGATTGTGTGTTGTCTTGGCGCGAGCAAACAAATCAAGCTACTTCTTACATTGATGCATCCCCTATATACTCGAATAGCGTAAAATCATCAGATAGTGCTCGGGTATTCCGCAATGGTCTTCTAATCTTTGGCCGTGGTAATCCAAATGATGATGTTTGTCAAAGAGGAGCCATTGCAACCAATTGCATACGTTCCGGTGATGGCAGGAGTGGCGAACAACCTGGTCTTTTGGCTCTACACCATGTATGGGTGGGTGAGCACAATCACATAGCCACACGTTTGAGTGAGATGAATCAACACTGGAGTGATGAGAAAATTTATCAAGAAACGCGACGTATAATAGGGGCCATGTTCCAACACATAACTTATCGTGAATTCCTGCCCATTGTGTTGGGAAAGGAGGTGGTGAGATTGTTTGAGTTGGAGCTCTTAACTTCCGGTTACTATGAAGGTTATGATTCCAAAACAAATCCAGGTGTAGCGAATGCCTTCGCAGCAGCAGCTTTTCGTTTCGGTCACTCTTTAGTTCAAAATTCCTATATACGTTGTGACCGTTTCCACAACGTTTTAAGCAATA ATGTAAGCTTACATGAAGAGTTCCAAAGAGGTGATATTGGTTCTGTGGGATCCTTACATCGTTTAATACGTGGTATGGCAAATCAGAGAGCATTGCAAAGAGATGAGTTTATAACCCCTGAACTAACGAACCATTTGTTCCAGACACCAG GTTTTCCCTTTGGCTTGGATTTGGCGGCTATAAACATACAAAGAGGGCGAGATCATGGGATTCCTCCTTATACTCATTGGCGTGTTCCATGCGGTCTGTCAGCTATAAATACCTGGGAAGAATTCTCCAAAGTTGTTGGGCCCGAATCCGCCAGACGAATTAGTCATGCATATCAAAATGTTCACGATATTGATCTATTTGTGGGTGGTATTGCCGAAAGGCCAGTCGTGGGAGGTCTGGTAGGACCAACATTCGCTTGCATAATCGCGCAACAGTTCAGCAATTCAAGGAAGGGGGATCGTTTTTGGTACGAAAATGCTGGTTTTGAAAGTTCATTTACACCAGCTCAACTACATTCGATTAGAAAGGTCACATTGGCTTCCGTATTGTGTCGATCTGTTGGCGGCGGAACCTTTCAACCTCACATTTTCCTACCTCCTGATGGCCCACTAAATCAACGTTTACCCTGTGGAGTAGGTCCTTTAGCTGAATTCGATTTAGATCCTTGGTTGGAGCAAGATCCATTTGCCAATCCACAACCTGTGTCCGTACAACAACATACTGTCTCACCAATTCGGGTTCAAACAATACGTCCACCTACAGAATCTCCACGACCCCCACTAGTGCCAGCAGCTTTGCCGCAACCACCACTGCCTCCCCCAGAAAGGCCTCCAAATCTTCCGCCGATGCCACATCCACCACCGACAATCGAGCCACCAGTGTTAGATCGCATATTTGAGATAGTACAAAGTGAAATTGACGCAAATGCTCCGATTCCCGATGAATTTTTGAACAGACGTCCACCTCCGACCAGAGAACCTATTTTCATACCATCTTTTAGTGTAGCCAGTGGCATTAATCGTTTCAAAAATAACAGtaaaattaatgataaattggaTTTGAAACGCAAAGGCAGTACTGGACATGTGACCAAACAAAAACCAGTGCCCGGAGTGAATAATAAGCTGGACAAAAATTCCAGGAAAGGATCTCATCGTCACGGTGTGTTGCAATCAacgacaagaagaacaattgtaGTGAATAATATTCCTATAGAGTTACGCCATGCATCTTCTGGAGGTAGTACAGAAGGTGGAAGTACAACTCCAAAACATAAGGATAGTAAACTAGAATCTCGTATTGAAGATGCAGTTGATTTGGTCACAGAAGTTCCCATTCTGGAGGAGAACGGATCAAATGACACTTTAGGTGGTATTGTGTCTAGCGCAGAAATTTCAGAATCAAGGACAGAAGATCAAAAGTTAAATAATGCTGAAAATCCAATAACGGAAGTATTATTGCAACTTGGTCTTAGAGGAGATGGTTCACAACCGGAGGATGCAATTAACATTGGTCACCATGACGCATTAACTAGAAACTTACAAGATGCAATTAACATTGGTCACCATGACGCATTAACTAGAAACTTACAAGACAGTGAAATGAGTAACATACAACTTCGATTGGAAGGTCAGACTAACGATGTAGATAAGGGTACAACAAATGAGCCAAGGAATAATGAGTCATTAAGCTCTGAGATTATTAAGGATTTGGATGAAGGAAACATAAATAATGAGACTGATAACCATAACATGCTATTAGGGAAACAAGGGAATACCCAAGAAGTGACTACAATGACGACACAGAGGGACTTTGACGGTAATAAATCGGGCATCGAAACAATCGACTCAACCATATCGTTTTCAAAGGATAATGAAGTGGAGGTGACTGAATCCATTACCAAGCCTGTAAAGGATGAGCTTCTATTGAATAAATATACAGAGGAACATagggaaaaatttcctacaactgAATCCTTTCTCAAGACTACAAAAGATTACCTTGAAATGAATAGATCTACAGAAGACTTTCGGGAAAAATTTTCCTCGACGACGGACAAATCTAAACTCATAGAACCTCAGATTAGTGATGAAGCCATAGGTATAGATGTATCTACAAAGGTTACAGCAAATACTTTATTCTCAAATGACTCCGATATTGATCCCTTGGCAAACTCTCTCCCTCTCGATCATAGACGAGTTCAACGAAAACTTGTACTACCGACAACTATTAAACCTCAATCAGAACTACTTAATTTGACACTCCTTAGAGAGGCACTTAAGCCCAATCTAAGTATCCCCTTACAGGAAAAATCCTTGACCACCAAATTACCAAAACCGATTAAAGCTTCTGTACAAAATCTTGAATTGAGGCAGTATCAGAAACGACCTTCCCATTCCAAACAACCACATAAGGTTATAGTGGATGCCTCCAATGGAAATGGTCAAtacgaaattgaaattaatataaGACAGACCAACAAAAGTCCAATTCCTTTGGAGAGTACATCCGACTATAGCACAAACTATAAGTCCAAACCTTATGAGCAATACACTAACTCATATGCTAATTATCCCAGCACAACACCTCTATATGCATATTTGCAACATGCTCCTGGCCAGCCTTCCCAACCCCTAACGCATAATCAGAGAACTAAACCTCCAACCATAATATTCATTAATGAGCACGAAGAGTATGGTTCCACAACCAGACATCCTGGTTTTGTTCATAGCATAGTTGGTTGGAACTCTGGTAACTCACGCCCACTAACCTCCGATTCGAGTTTTGCTGAAAGGCCGGGGTATGACAGTGTTCTATCACGACCTCTCAGTAGTAATATTTTAcctacaaattttcaaaatttgcgaCCAGCTGCGGTGTCTAGCTTTAGCCAGACACAACTAAATGGCGGAGTTGCCCAAGCAGCCAGTCAAGCCGTAAGCAATGGCCAGTACGGCTCCATAACTGGTTTTGCTAGTGCAAATGGTGCAGATAGCACATTCAGCTTCAATATACGTCCCAAACCAGATCTTACCAATATTAACCGGCCGGACGGAATTGGAACTTATGGTCTAATACCGCAAGTGCCCCCCAAAAACTGGTATAATAAAGGAAAGCCAGACTATGGAGATCAAAATCCCACCTATGAAGTACCATATAGAGAAGGGGCTCACACACCCTTTTCCACCTCACATACCTACTACATGCGGAAAAAACATCGACCACAACTGAAAAACGGTGCCTATTATAATAGTGAACCTGAAGTACGAGATTTTGACTATGTGAGCAGAACCCTAACCACCACACAAAATATTAGCGCCTTGGAAGAATTTGAAGATGTTCTAGATGAAGATTATACTTACGATGACGATGAAGAGGAGATAGGTAACTCCCCATTGATAAGAAAGTTTAACAAAGATGGTTATCTTAGGCCTGAGCTTATGACGGGAACTCTGAATGAGACGCTAGACTTTGAACAAACTACAACTGTGGCTACAAGCGAAAAGCTGGATGACAATTATGTACTTCCCGCAATGAATAGTACCAAGGAGATTCCAAAGGATTCGCGTAGAGACAATATCCAGGCTTTATCCGTAAACTATCCCGATTCTCAGGGTAAACAATTGAACAATAACATCTTTGCGGAGGAGCTACAAGGACACGAGACGCCTTTCGACGAGGATGAGGGGAACTCATTTGAGGAAGACGATGAAGTAAAGGCTCAGCTTGAagtacaacagaaaaaaattaatatattaaaacgtCACCAAGAACAAATAGCCTTCGccccaattaacattttaaccaAGCCAGAGAG ACCCGACAATTGGGTTATTTATGATTCGCCTGAGGAAGAAGAACCATTATTACCACAACTACCTGATCTTAATCAAGATCTATCTCCCTCGGCCGAGATACCGAAACCTATGCGGGAGAATATTTGGTTATCATTGGCTAATTTTAAGAGAAAATTACCCTTTGAGAATAATGAACTACCGAGTATCGTTAATGATACCGTCATCACTCCGATAAGTAATACTAACAATAATGTAACAGATTCAACTCTAATAGACATTGATGTAAATACTAGTACGGAGTTGGATACGAAAGTAGAGAGCACAGAATCTCCAGAGTTGCAAACATTCACAGACTCTAGGGACTTCATGGAATCCGAATTTACAACAAGCCGAAATGATGCCACAGCAAATAGCgattaa